The proteins below come from a single Megalops cyprinoides isolate fMegCyp1 chromosome 5, fMegCyp1.pri, whole genome shotgun sequence genomic window:
- the LOC118778308 gene encoding beta-1,4-galactosyltransferase galt-1-like: MACSTRRIFCMVTVLLCGTSGPLYFYIFLQYETYAYLEAIRQYGYIDTVSESDLKMCGATLKREVTVPVKNAKAFLVSAYLDERFSGAVRVIGIVYRYDRPRFYCHVCRDSSVLTWTAQLLIHSDHFGFPYGTADFLCQVPDGVGPVYAVSISTQREPDPTSPFLRIRNAQQSDMANPPLRHFSVCLSTLFGNYSNVLQFVQSMEMYRILGAEKVFIYKTDCSPLLQRVLDFYSAEGFLEVIPWDIHRYLKVSSSWTPSKGAGDLHYHGQIAALNDCIYRNMYDSTYVVLLDADEVIVPKLHSSWRDMMAFLSQRHLGVESFAFDDYVFRQEVFGDGGTFDKWPDVPGVNILRHVHREPLTRFGFNARKMVVNPRAVVWTSVHSTLWQRGATFKVPSVVGRLHHCRAADNRQLGRRDLLRDTTLWKYSSPLIGNVSRVLHLALNRGRRRRQRKGRLL; this comes from the coding sequence ATGGCTTGTTCCACTCGCAGGATCTTCTGCATGGTGACTGTTCTGCTCTGTGGCACTAGCGGGCCACTGTACTTCTACATCTTTTTACAATATGAAACGTATGCTTACCTAGAGGCCATCAGGCAGTATGGTTACATTGACACTGTGTCAGAGTCAGACTTGAAGATGTGTGGTGCCACTTTGAAAAGAGAGGTAACCGTGCCTGTGAAAAATGCCAAAGCCTTCCTGGTGTCTGCTTATTTGGATGAGCGTTTCTCCGGGGCAGTGCGCGTTATCGGCATCGTGTATCGCTACGACCGGCCCCGGTTCTACTGCCATGTCTGTAGAGACTCTTCTGTCCTCACCTGGACTGCTCAGCTCCTTATTCACTCGGACCACTTTGGCTTCCCCTATGGCACAGCTGACTTCCTGTGCCAGGTGCCAGATGGGGTGGGGCCTGTCTATGCGGTCTCCATTTCCACCCAGCGAGAGCCAGACCCCACCAGCCCGTTCCTCCGAATCCGCAATGCCCAACAGAGCGACATGGCTAACCCGCCCCTCCGCCACTTTTCGGTGTGCCTCTCCACCCTTTTCGGGAACTACAGCAACGTCCTGCAGTTTGTGCAGTCCATGGAGATGTACCGGATCCTCGGTGCTGAGAAGGTATTCATCTACAAGACCGACTGCAGCCCGTTGCTGCAGAGGGTGCTGGATTTCTACTCTGCAGAGGGCTTCCTGGAGGTCATCCCGTGGGACATCCATCGCTACCTCAAGGTCTCCAGCAGCTGGACCCCCTCCAAAGGAGCCGGGGACCTGCACTATCACGGGCAGATCGCCGCCCTCAACGACTGCATCTACCGCAACATGTACGACAGCACCTACGTTGTCCTCTTGGACGCAGACGAGGTTATCGTGCCGAAGCTGCACAGCAGCTGGAGGGACATGATGGCCTTCCTGTCGCAGAGGCACCTGGGCGTGGAGAGCTTCGCTTTCGACGACTACGTCTTCCGGCAAGAGGTGTTCGGGGACGGTGGGACGTTCGACAAGTGGCCCGACGTGCCCGGGGTCAACATCCTGCGGCACGTGCACCGCGAGCCGCTCACCCGCTTTGGCTTCAACGCCCGCAAGATGGTGGTGAACCCGCGGGCGGTGGTGTGGACCTCGGTGCACTCCACGCTCTGGCAGCGCGGCGCCACGTTCAAGGTGCCCAGCGTCGTGGGCCGGCTGCACCACTGCAGGGCCGCTGACAACAGGCAGCTGGGGCGCCGGGACCTGCTGCGGGACACCACCCTGTGGAAGTACAGCTCCCCCCTCATCGGCAACGTCAGCCGAGTCCTGCACCTCGCCCTCAACAGGGGAAGGAGgcggagacagagaaaggggcGTCTTTTGTAG